In Actinoplanes derwentensis, the following proteins share a genomic window:
- a CDS encoding transporter substrate-binding domain-containing protein, with product MRARTRKTIMLAAAVTLAITGCAKEDTGGTTDSGVPLIKAGALTTCTHLPYAPFQAKDASGKVVGFDVALIDLVATKLAVTQEIIDTPFEGIKSGADLNSGKCDVAAAGMTITDERKKVLDFSDPYFDATQALAVQTGKEVKTLEELAGKRVGTQGGTTGEDYIKKQVEEKKLDIEVVSYKDLAALQQALATNQVAAAVNDLPVWNEYIKANPGKVVVAAGFDTGEQYGFAVKKGNAELLKTVNEALAAARADGKYDEIYKTWIGEKPAA from the coding sequence ATGCGGGCACGTACCCGAAAGACGATCATGCTGGCTGCCGCTGTGACGCTGGCGATCACGGGTTGCGCCAAGGAGGACACCGGAGGCACCACCGACAGCGGGGTTCCACTGATCAAGGCCGGAGCGCTGACCACCTGCACCCACCTGCCGTACGCACCCTTCCAGGCGAAGGACGCCAGCGGCAAGGTCGTCGGTTTCGACGTGGCGCTGATCGACCTGGTCGCCACGAAACTCGCCGTGACGCAGGAGATCATCGACACGCCGTTCGAGGGCATCAAGTCCGGCGCCGACCTGAACTCCGGCAAGTGCGACGTGGCCGCCGCCGGCATGACGATCACCGACGAGCGCAAGAAGGTGCTCGACTTCTCCGACCCGTACTTCGACGCCACCCAGGCGCTCGCCGTGCAGACCGGTAAAGAGGTCAAGACCCTGGAGGAGCTGGCCGGCAAGCGGGTCGGCACGCAGGGCGGCACCACCGGTGAGGACTACATCAAGAAGCAGGTCGAGGAGAAGAAGCTCGACATCGAGGTCGTCTCCTACAAGGACCTCGCCGCGCTTCAGCAGGCGCTCGCCACCAACCAGGTCGCGGCGGCCGTCAACGACCTCCCGGTCTGGAACGAGTACATCAAGGCCAACCCCGGCAAGGTCGTCGTCGCGGCCGGCTTCGACACCGGCGAGCAGTACGGTTTCGCCGTCAAGAAGGGCAACGCCGAACTGCTGAAGACCGTCAACGAGGCGCTCGCCGCGGCCCGGGCCGACGGTAAGTACGACGAGATCTACAAGACGTGGATCGGCGAGAAGCCCGCCGCATGA
- a CDS encoding amino acid ABC transporter permease: protein MKLSPRRRRLVARVAGYVAFAAVLFAVAGAADWGRLSEAFFRLDIARGMFPDAVTIALRNTIVYTLLAFVFGLTLGLILALMRLSSILPYRWFATAYIELFRGLPSLLVLFMVGYGVPLAFPDREIPGGVYGSVAVGLGLTAAAYMAETLRAGIQAVPKGQLEAARTLGMSHTRAMISIILPQAFRIVIPPLTNEIILLTKDTSLVYVLGVTSTTIELTKFAGDTLNQRVNPTPLVVAGLLYLVITLPLSQLVRGLERRAGRER from the coding sequence ATGAAGCTGAGCCCACGCCGCCGGCGGCTGGTCGCCCGGGTCGCCGGCTACGTCGCCTTCGCCGCGGTGCTGTTCGCCGTGGCGGGGGCCGCGGACTGGGGGCGTCTGTCCGAGGCGTTCTTCCGGCTCGACATCGCCCGGGGGATGTTCCCGGACGCGGTCACCATCGCGTTGCGCAACACCATCGTCTACACCCTGCTGGCGTTCGTCTTCGGCCTGACCCTCGGCCTGATCCTGGCGCTGATGCGACTGTCGTCGATCCTGCCGTACCGCTGGTTCGCGACCGCCTACATCGAACTGTTCCGCGGGCTGCCGTCGTTGCTGGTGCTCTTCATGGTCGGTTACGGCGTGCCGCTGGCCTTCCCGGACCGGGAGATCCCCGGCGGCGTCTACGGCTCGGTCGCGGTCGGTCTCGGCCTGACCGCCGCGGCGTACATGGCGGAGACGCTGCGGGCCGGCATCCAGGCGGTGCCGAAAGGACAGCTCGAAGCCGCCCGGACGCTCGGCATGTCACACACCCGGGCGATGATCTCGATCATCCTGCCGCAGGCGTTCCGGATCGTGATCCCGCCCCTGACCAACGAGATAATCCTACTGACCAAAGACACTTCCCTGGTGTACGTCCTGGGCGTCACGTCGACGACGATCGAACTGACCAAGTTCGCCGGTGACACCCTCAACCAGCGGGTCAACCCGACGCCGCTGGTGGTGGCCGGCCTGCTCTACCTGGTGATCACGCTGCCGCTGTCGCAGTTGGTCCGCGGGCTGGAGCGCCGCGCCGGACGGGAGAGGTGA
- a CDS encoding amino acid ABC transporter ATP-binding protein — MSTIEISGLHKSFGSLEVLRGIDLTVEPGEVVCVIGPSGSGKSTLLRCVNLLEQPTSGSIRVAGAEVTDPDCDIDAVRRGIGMVFQQFNLFGHLTVRDNVTIAQRRVLKRSRAEAGRIAAENLQRVGLAEKIGAYPAQLSGGQQQRVAIARALAMDPQLMLFDEPTSALDPELVGEVLAVMRGLAAEGMTMLVVTHEMAFAREVASRVVFMDGGVIVEQGRPEEVFGAPREERTREFLHRVLEPTRVSESEIGVRPAE; from the coding sequence ATGTCCACCATCGAGATCAGTGGCCTGCACAAGTCGTTCGGCAGTCTGGAGGTGCTGCGCGGCATCGATCTGACGGTCGAGCCCGGTGAGGTCGTGTGCGTGATCGGGCCGTCCGGTTCCGGCAAGTCGACACTGCTGCGCTGTGTGAACCTTCTGGAACAGCCGACGTCCGGTTCGATTCGGGTGGCCGGAGCCGAGGTCACCGACCCGGACTGCGACATCGACGCCGTCCGGCGCGGGATCGGCATGGTGTTCCAGCAGTTCAACCTGTTCGGGCACCTGACCGTGCGGGACAACGTGACGATCGCCCAGCGCCGGGTCCTCAAACGCAGCCGCGCCGAAGCCGGCCGGATCGCCGCCGAGAACCTGCAACGGGTCGGCCTGGCCGAGAAGATCGGCGCCTACCCGGCGCAGCTCTCCGGCGGGCAGCAGCAACGCGTCGCCATCGCCCGCGCGCTGGCGATGGATCCGCAGTTGATGCTCTTCGACGAGCCGACCAGCGCGTTGGACCCGGAGCTGGTCGGTGAGGTGCTCGCGGTCATGCGCGGCCTGGCCGCCGAGGGCATGACCATGCTGGTGGTGACGCACGAGATGGCGTTCGCCCGCGAGGTCGCGTCGCGTGTCGTCTTCATGGACGGCGGCGTGATCGTCGAGCAGGGCCGGCCGGAGGAGGTCTTCGGCGCGCCCCGCGAGGAACGCACCCGCGAGTTCCTGCACCGGGTCCTGGAGCCGACACGCGTCAGCGAGAGCGAGATCGGCGTCCGCCCGGCGGAGTGA